A stretch of DNA from Pogoniulus pusillus isolate bPogPus1 chromosome 8, bPogPus1.pri, whole genome shotgun sequence:
CCTGCAGCACCTGGGGGCTGCTCTTGTGTCGTCGTCCCCCACGGCTCAATCAGCCCCTGGGGTTGGCAGCCAAGGGCAAGACCCCACACACATCAGGAGCAAAAGCACATGGAGCTATGGACTGGTGTGGGAATTGATCCAGGGGCCAGGGGTCCTCAGCAAGCAACAAGTGCTTCACAAACGAGTCCTGCTGGATCCACCTTACAAAGAGCACGGCCACTTCATGGGGGAAGCATCTTTTAGTCTGGGTTTATTAAAGACTGAGAATACAACTGTGGGCCCAGCCACGAGCACTGGGCACCAGAAGCAGGGCTGGGGTTTGACTGGCAAGGTGTggtctcctctccaggcagctttgGGCGATGTCAGCCAGAGTTCCTATCCATCAGGACGTCCCAACGCCCCCGGCAGTCCCGCAGCACTCCATCTGGAGCAAAGCCTCTCGCcactccagccccagcctcggTTACTTATTGCTTTTAAGGTGCTAGTCTAGTCTAGGGTGAATGAAATCTGAAATGCATGTCTGTCGCGGTGCGTTTGTGCTGtcttcaggctgtgctggagctctggctgTCACACCTGGAGAGGGATGGAAAAGAGGGGTGGATGAAGTCAGGCTGGGATGAAAACAGAGACATCCCAGGGGCAACAGTGCTGCAAGACAGACTGTCTTTGCTGACGGGCCACAAAGCAAAAAGCTTTTGGCATCCACTGCCAGAGCTAAGCAGGTACGAATGGTTgcttgcagcaagcagagaggaggagctggcacccagcaggtTGCTCCCAAACACCAGTGCAAGGGCTGCGAGACGCAGCCAGCCCAGAAGGATGGTATTTGTCTGGGGAGAATAGCCCAGACAGGCCACATAGCCCAAGGCAGGAGCAAAGTTCTGAGCAGAGACACCAACCTGAGGTTTACTTGAATGTGTGGCTCTCAGCTCCTCCCCGGCCAAACCCTGGAAAAGAGACAGCAGGGTCAGCATCATTGCTGTGGGATGGTGAGGGCACCGAGGGGTGCACCTGCCCAAGAGACAGGAGCCCTGagccctctccctctccctcccacaagcccagccacagagaccCTACCTTTGGGCCCGAACAAGGCAGCGTAGCAGGGGTGGTTGCAGTAGGGCTTGCCGTcgtgctgcagagagagagaaagagcgcTAGCCCCGGCAGCCCTTCAGCTTGCTCTCTGCCTGTTCCACCCCACCTGCAGACCCTAGCTGCAGGGGACAAGGAGCTTCTGAGCAGTAAACCTCACCTCTGCATGGCCGCCAGATGTCAGGGTCTTGTTACACTTCTCGCATCTCAAACAGGGTCGGTGCCAGTCCTTCCCCAGAGAAGTCACCTTCTCAGCTGCCACAGAAAGGAAATGGGTTAGTCCAGGCACTGAACAGGCCCAACAACTCTGTTTTGGCAGGTTGATCTCACTGCCACCCTACCTAACAAGTACATCTGGGGGCACTTTGTCGTGTTCTTTTGTCCAGGACAGAGGGCATCATGCTTcaaacccagcagctctctgggcacaCGTATGGCCGTGCACATCCATGTGCCTGGAACTGAAACATTAGTGCCGTGTCCAGGGTGCAC
This window harbors:
- the CRIP1 gene encoding cysteine-rich protein 1, with translation MPKCPRCQKEVYFAEKVTSLGKDWHRPCLRCEKCNKTLTSGGHAEHDGKPYCNHPCYAALFGPKGFGRGGAESHTFK